The proteins below are encoded in one region of Sporosarcina sp. FSL K6-1508:
- a CDS encoding PTS fructose transporter subunit IIABC has translation MKITQLLTEATIILDVEATSKQDVLTELINQFERAGNLNDKGGFTKDILAREEQSTTGIGDGIAIPHAKSAAVKVPGIAFGRSLPGIDYASLDGQPAHLFFMIAASEGANNDHLEALSRLATFLMDANFREKVLKATSKSEILQAVNDKEAELDGPEEVDEAFRVSASKILAVTACPTGIAHTYMAAQKLNEKAKEMGISLKVETNGSSGVKNRLTDAEIEGADAIIVAADTKVEMARFNGKPVIQTKVGKAIYETEELLTRAVRADAPIYKHDKSKDTAETSETKNGFYKHLMNGVSNMLPFVVGGGILIALSFFWGINSSDPNSADYNAFAAMLNTIGGGNAFFLMVPVLAGFIASSIAERPGFAPGMVGGLIAITVTGVDGVSGGSGFLGGIIAGFLAGYVTVLVKKAFAVLPDALEGLKPVLFYPVFSIAITGLIMMLINPPLTKLYTGMSAFLEGLGGTNQVLVGILLGAMMAIDMGGPINKAAYTFGIAMLDAQNFEFIATVMAAGMVPPLGMAIATTLFKKRFTKQEREAGKTAYVLGACFITEGVIPFAAADPARVIPASVVGAALTGGLTMLFDIGLRAPHGGVFVMGLVEGGVGKVLLYALAIIAGAVVTGLLAGILKKNKMQAI, from the coding sequence ATCGGTGATGGTATTGCCATTCCACATGCAAAATCAGCTGCGGTGAAGGTGCCAGGGATCGCGTTCGGACGATCTTTGCCAGGTATCGACTATGCTTCATTGGACGGTCAGCCGGCTCATTTGTTTTTCATGATTGCGGCTAGCGAGGGGGCAAACAACGACCATCTCGAAGCACTTTCGAGACTTGCAACGTTTTTAATGGATGCTAATTTTAGGGAGAAAGTTCTAAAAGCAACTTCAAAATCGGAAATTTTACAAGCGGTAAACGACAAGGAAGCCGAACTGGACGGACCTGAAGAGGTAGATGAGGCATTCCGTGTATCAGCATCGAAAATACTCGCTGTTACTGCTTGTCCGACAGGGATTGCGCATACGTACATGGCAGCGCAAAAACTGAACGAGAAAGCGAAAGAGATGGGCATTTCGCTTAAGGTGGAAACGAATGGCTCGTCTGGCGTGAAAAACCGTTTAACAGACGCCGAGATTGAGGGAGCCGATGCCATTATCGTTGCAGCGGATACGAAAGTTGAAATGGCCCGTTTTAACGGCAAACCGGTTATCCAGACGAAAGTGGGCAAGGCGATTTATGAAACTGAAGAATTATTGACTCGCGCAGTCAGGGCAGATGCGCCGATTTACAAACATGATAAGTCAAAAGATACTGCCGAAACATCAGAAACTAAGAATGGCTTTTATAAGCATTTAATGAACGGCGTTTCCAATATGCTACCGTTTGTAGTTGGCGGGGGAATTTTGATTGCGCTATCATTCTTCTGGGGGATTAACTCAAGCGATCCGAATAGTGCAGACTATAATGCGTTCGCAGCAATGTTGAATACAATCGGCGGTGGAAATGCGTTCTTCCTCATGGTTCCGGTGTTGGCAGGTTTCATCGCGTCGAGTATTGCGGAACGGCCCGGATTTGCACCAGGTATGGTTGGAGGGTTAATAGCGATTACGGTTACAGGCGTGGACGGTGTTAGTGGTGGATCCGGCTTCCTTGGCGGTATCATTGCCGGTTTCCTAGCTGGTTATGTAACAGTTCTCGTCAAAAAAGCATTCGCGGTACTACCTGATGCACTTGAAGGATTGAAGCCGGTGTTGTTCTATCCCGTATTCAGCATAGCAATCACGGGTCTTATCATGATGCTAATCAATCCTCCTTTGACTAAACTATATACGGGTATGTCCGCATTCTTGGAAGGCCTTGGTGGAACAAACCAAGTGCTTGTCGGAATTTTATTAGGCGCAATGATGGCAATTGATATGGGCGGTCCGATAAATAAAGCTGCCTATACGTTTGGTATTGCAATGCTCGATGCACAAAACTTTGAATTTATAGCAACAGTCATGGCAGCTGGAATGGTGCCACCGCTTGGCATGGCAATTGCAACGACTTTGTTCAAAAAACGTTTTACAAAACAAGAGCGCGAAGCAGGGAAAACGGCTTACGTTCTTGGTGCTTGCTTTATAACGGAAGGAGTCATCCCATTTGCGGCTGCAGACCCGGCACGCGTCATTCCAGCATCCGTAGTCGGAGCTGCATTGACCGGTGGGCTTACAATGCTATTTGATATTGGTTTACGTGCACCACATGGCGGTGTCTTCGTTATGGGACTTGTGGAAGGCGGCGTTGGTAAGGTGTTGCTGTATGCATTAGCAATAATCGCTGGCGCAGTGGTTACAGGTTTACTCGCGGGAATATTGAAGAAAAACAAAATGCAAGCGATTTAA
- a CDS encoding YetF domain-containing protein, which produces MDDFFEVDFWEMIMRTTVTFIVLLILARFMGKKQISQLTFFHYVTGITIGSIAADIAGETRTPFLDGLVAMIWWAILTMLMSYIAFKSKKARILLDDQPTIVVYEGKIVEQSLKKLRLHLNDLSMMLREQSIFSIKDVHYAILETNGQLSVMKKAGEEPATKKDVNAPAPPPKYIPTEVIAEGKLTNKNLTELNLTEEWLYEQLKKQGIGKVESIFFAEVQTDGSLHIDMKSEEAK; this is translated from the coding sequence TTGGATGACTTTTTTGAAGTGGACTTTTGGGAAATGATTATGAGGACGACAGTTACATTTATTGTCCTGCTCATACTCGCGCGTTTTATGGGTAAGAAACAAATCTCCCAGCTGACATTTTTCCATTATGTAACGGGTATTACAATTGGTTCCATTGCGGCAGATATCGCTGGTGAAACCAGAACCCCATTTTTGGATGGACTCGTAGCGATGATTTGGTGGGCGATTCTGACAATGTTGATGAGCTACATTGCATTTAAATCTAAAAAAGCACGGATTCTTCTTGATGATCAGCCTACTATCGTAGTGTATGAAGGGAAAATAGTTGAACAATCCCTAAAGAAGTTGCGTCTCCATCTTAATGATTTGAGTATGATGCTGCGTGAACAAAGCATTTTTTCAATTAAAGATGTCCATTATGCAATACTAGAAACAAACGGACAGTTAAGTGTCATGAAAAAAGCGGGAGAAGAACCGGCAACGAAAAAGGACGTAAATGCCCCTGCACCACCACCCAAGTATATTCCGACTGAAGTAATAGCAGAGGGTAAGCTAACGAACAAGAATTTAACGGAACTTAACTTGACAGAAGAGTGGTTGTACGAACAATTGAAAAAGCAAGGCATCGGAAAAGTTGAAAGTATATTTTTTGCTGAAGTCCAAACAGATGGGAGTCTTCATATCGATATGAAATCCGAGGAAGCAAAGTAA
- a CDS encoding NAD(P)-dependent malic enzyme: protein MTGHYRSSLEMHRLHNGKMETVSKVPLENSVDLSLAYSPGVAEPCLEIAKNPSAVYDYTIKGNLVAVITDGTAVLGLGDIGPEAALPVMEGKALLLKRYANIDSFPICLGTKDVDTIVQTIKAISPTFGGINLEDISAPRCFEIEKRLREECDIPVFHDDQHGTAIVVGAGLLNALKVVGKNMNSVKIVVNGAGAAGIAIVKHLRNIGFEQIVICDSKGIIYKGRPEGMNPTKDDIAEITNPYGLEGSLRVAMTGADVFIGVSAANILTKELINCMNHDSIIFALANPDPEIEPAKALDYGVRIIATGRSDYPNQVNNVLAFPGIFRGALDVRASEINESMKLAATFAIASLISESELRDDYIVPDPFDERVVTAVTQAVSKAAIETGVSAIMCAVQ, encoded by the coding sequence ATGACGGGTCATTATCGTTCTTCATTAGAAATGCATCGACTTCATAACGGAAAAATGGAAACCGTGTCAAAGGTCCCGCTTGAAAACAGTGTAGATCTCAGCTTAGCATATTCTCCCGGAGTAGCAGAGCCGTGTTTAGAAATCGCTAAAAACCCCTCTGCAGTATATGATTATACCATCAAAGGGAATCTAGTGGCAGTTATTACCGACGGAACAGCCGTGCTAGGTTTGGGTGATATAGGACCCGAAGCAGCACTTCCCGTAATGGAAGGGAAAGCCCTGCTATTAAAAAGATACGCCAATATCGACTCTTTTCCAATCTGTTTAGGCACTAAAGATGTAGATACCATCGTACAGACCATCAAAGCCATCAGCCCGACATTCGGCGGCATCAATTTAGAAGATATTTCGGCTCCGCGCTGCTTTGAAATTGAAAAAAGGCTACGTGAAGAATGTGATATCCCTGTCTTTCATGATGACCAACACGGTACTGCAATTGTTGTTGGTGCCGGATTATTAAATGCGTTAAAAGTTGTCGGTAAAAATATGAATTCGGTTAAAATAGTCGTTAATGGGGCTGGAGCTGCCGGGATCGCAATTGTCAAACATCTGCGGAATATCGGTTTTGAACAAATCGTCATCTGTGATTCAAAAGGCATCATTTACAAAGGACGGCCAGAAGGCATGAATCCGACTAAAGATGATATCGCTGAAATAACAAATCCATATGGCTTAGAAGGTTCTTTACGAGTTGCGATGACGGGTGCGGATGTATTTATTGGTGTTTCTGCCGCCAATATTTTAACAAAAGAGCTTATTAACTGTATGAATCATGATTCGATTATCTTTGCTTTAGCCAATCCTGACCCTGAAATCGAGCCAGCAAAAGCACTGGATTATGGAGTTCGCATTATTGCGACAGGCAGATCTGATTATCCAAATCAAGTGAATAACGTCCTTGCTTTTCCTGGTATTTTCAGGGGGGCACTGGATGTCAGGGCATCGGAAATAAATGAAAGTATGAAATTGGCAGCGACTTTTGCCATCGCTTCATTGATTAGTGAATCCGAATTGCGTGATGACTATATTGTGCCCGATCCTTTTGATGAACGGGTTGTAACTGCCGTCACACAAGCGGTAAGTAAAGCAGCAATTGAGACAGGTGTCTCTGCAATTATGTGCGCTGTTCAGTAA
- a CDS encoding HAD family hydrolase — protein sequence MVFFHFNKLLALSPYYPQIASTIQTLYDETKELITNYKKKGIFMRVAIFDFDGTLYSDETFQLLMGHLRYHPVYHTNYKQFYRAILPPFIGHKLKLVPEAKMKERSMQIYLNALGIMSVKELDAYFEELTDKVRQGFNLEVIRRLKQHAAENIHIMLVSGAYTSLLQSVTKELQFDTIIGTEIPMKAGKIDNRTPIYHIQGSRKNEKINEVLEGKKIDWQNSFAYGDSLSDLSVLELVGNPVAVRPEPRLLAIAEKRKWEVL from the coding sequence ATGGTTTTTTTTCATTTTAATAAACTCCTCGCTCTCTCCCCTTATTATCCTCAAATTGCCTCTACAATACAAACGCTGTATGATGAAACGAAGGAATTAATTACAAATTACAAGAAAAAGGGGATTTTTATGCGAGTCGCGATATTCGATTTTGATGGAACACTCTATTCAGATGAAACTTTTCAATTATTAATGGGCCATTTAAGATACCATCCCGTCTATCATACTAATTACAAACAATTTTACCGGGCCATCCTTCCGCCTTTTATCGGGCATAAGTTAAAGCTGGTTCCAGAAGCCAAAATGAAAGAACGTTCAATGCAAATCTACTTAAACGCTTTGGGGATAATGTCCGTAAAGGAATTAGATGCCTATTTCGAAGAATTGACCGATAAGGTACGACAAGGCTTTAATCTTGAAGTCATTAGACGTTTGAAACAACATGCCGCTGAAAATATACATATCATGCTTGTCTCCGGTGCATACACCTCTCTTTTGCAATCTGTCACAAAGGAATTGCAGTTTGACACAATCATCGGTACTGAAATCCCTATGAAAGCTGGTAAAATTGATAATCGAACACCGATTTATCATATACAGGGGTCACGAAAAAATGAAAAGATCAATGAAGTGCTCGAAGGCAAAAAAATCGATTGGCAAAATAGCTTCGCGTACGGGGATAGTCTTTCCGATCTGTCTGTCCTAGAACTTGTGGGGAATCCTGTTGCTGTTCGACCAGAACCACGATTACTAGCAATAGCCGAAAAACGCAAATGGGAAGTACTCTGA
- a CDS encoding RluA family pseudouridine synthase, with protein sequence MKKNHKNSASRAEDTSAYAVKEPITLLPFLLEMMSKSSRNSVKSILTRGQVTVDGRMVTQHNHPLIPGQRVEILKNKAAMKEDTLVGVTILHEDDDIIVINKEAGLLSVASKNPEDMTAYRQLMDYVKETNQRNRVYIVHRLDRDTSGVMLFAKNEEVKNALQAAWSDVVKERVYTALVQGVVRKKEGTISSWLKESKTFKVYSNPTDNGGQHAVTHYKTIQSNSNFTLLEVQLETGRKNQIRVHMEDLGHPIVGDKKYGSTVNPIKRIGLHATALALLHPRTGELVRFKADVPTSLIAKSK encoded by the coding sequence ATGAAAAAAAACCATAAGAACTCAGCAAGCAGGGCAGAAGATACTTCTGCTTATGCAGTGAAAGAACCGATAACATTATTGCCTTTTTTATTGGAAATGATGTCTAAAAGTAGCAGGAATTCAGTGAAGTCAATACTGACACGCGGGCAAGTGACAGTTGATGGAAGAATGGTAACACAACATAATCATCCACTCATACCTGGACAACGTGTTGAAATACTTAAAAACAAGGCAGCGATGAAAGAGGACACGCTCGTCGGTGTAACAATTTTGCACGAAGATGATGATATTATCGTTATTAATAAAGAAGCAGGTCTGTTATCGGTCGCTTCGAAAAACCCTGAAGACATGACTGCCTATAGACAGCTAATGGATTATGTGAAAGAAACCAATCAACGGAACCGGGTTTATATTGTTCACCGTCTGGACAGGGATACTTCGGGTGTAATGTTATTCGCCAAAAATGAGGAAGTGAAAAACGCATTGCAGGCTGCTTGGAGCGATGTGGTAAAAGAACGTGTATATACTGCACTTGTTCAAGGTGTCGTTAGAAAAAAAGAAGGTACGATTTCATCATGGCTAAAAGAAAGTAAAACATTTAAGGTGTACTCAAATCCCACTGACAATGGGGGGCAACACGCTGTAACCCACTACAAAACGATACAGTCGAATAGTAACTTCACTTTACTCGAAGTTCAACTTGAAACAGGACGTAAAAATCAGATTCGGGTTCATATGGAAGACCTTGGTCACCCAATTGTTGGTGATAAGAAATACGGTTCTACTGTTAATCCCATCAAACGGATCGGCCTGCATGCAACAGCATTGGCACTTTTGCATCCGCGAACTGGGGAACTTGTCCGTTTTAAGGCGGATGTGCCTACTTCACTTATTGCTAAGTCAAAATGA
- a CDS encoding MBL fold metallo-hydrolase translates to MKITSYDDLEQAEMVLSFGKQKMSVSIFKIDGLLIDTGPAKMKAQLLPLFDQWDITKVILTHHHEDHTGLAYWLQENKKVPIYIHESGITDCEKRMKLPFYRKVFWGERKPFQPIALKDTITSVNHNWDIIHTPGHAHDHVALFNKEKGWMFGGDLYIQPTPKSLFAFESVPEIITSLKKILTYDFETYICSHAGVKINGRQAIENKLGYLEKVQLQVQSLHNQGMGPHAIRQKLFPKSHPMHYLSFFENSPRHFVNSILK, encoded by the coding sequence ATGAAAATCACTTCATATGATGATTTAGAGCAGGCGGAGATGGTACTCTCGTTTGGCAAGCAAAAAATGTCCGTATCGATCTTTAAGATAGATGGGTTATTAATTGATACTGGACCAGCAAAAATGAAAGCACAGCTCTTGCCCTTGTTTGACCAGTGGGATATAACGAAAGTAATCTTAACGCACCACCATGAAGATCATACGGGGCTGGCCTATTGGCTTCAAGAAAATAAGAAAGTCCCAATCTATATTCACGAGTCAGGAATCACAGATTGCGAAAAGCGTATGAAGTTACCCTTTTATCGAAAGGTTTTCTGGGGAGAAAGAAAGCCGTTTCAACCTATTGCATTGAAGGATACGATTACTTCAGTTAACCATAACTGGGATATTATTCATACACCTGGTCACGCACACGATCATGTCGCATTGTTTAATAAAGAAAAAGGTTGGATGTTTGGCGGCGATTTGTATATACAACCCACCCCGAAAAGCTTATTTGCATTTGAATCTGTTCCCGAGATCATTACGTCATTAAAAAAAATATTGACGTATGATTTTGAAACATATATTTGTTCTCATGCAGGAGTTAAAATCAATGGCAGGCAAGCGATTGAGAATAAGCTTGGGTATTTGGAAAAGGTACAATTACAAGTTCAATCACTTCACAATCAAGGCATGGGCCCACATGCGATAAGGCAAAAACTATTTCCAAAAAGTCATCCAATGCACTATTTATCTTTTTTTGAAAATTCACCGCGACATTTCGTTAATTCGATTTTGAAATAA
- a CDS encoding spore coat protein: protein MQTGTVPQQMNHGGHELFDVHEALSGTVACLNQAMLLRPHVKDPELLDILDRQYRFSLDEYNITVECFKSGQDPSHPTGRYEMKQGNDFVYGMKPSQPKKPMQSTADISDEIISGFLLGSAKAGASMKTMAATETCNPVVRRVLADSVPNCIEMAYELSIYQNKHHYYQVPQLAEQDMQQLLNSFASSQGQPGMPSNNIQ, encoded by the coding sequence ATGCAAACAGGCACTGTTCCCCAACAAATGAATCACGGTGGGCATGAACTATTCGACGTTCATGAGGCATTATCTGGAACTGTTGCATGCCTCAACCAAGCAATGTTGCTGCGTCCACACGTGAAGGATCCCGAGTTACTTGATATTCTGGATCGTCAATACCGTTTCTCTTTAGACGAATATAATATTACAGTCGAATGCTTTAAATCCGGGCAGGATCCTTCGCACCCTACTGGAAGGTATGAGATGAAACAAGGTAACGACTTTGTGTATGGCATGAAGCCTTCACAACCTAAAAAACCGATGCAGTCTACAGCGGATATTTCCGATGAAATCATTTCAGGATTTTTGCTAGGTTCTGCCAAAGCCGGCGCATCGATGAAGACAATGGCTGCAACAGAAACATGCAATCCGGTTGTCCGCCGTGTACTTGCTGATTCTGTGCCGAATTGTATAGAAATGGCTTATGAACTGTCGATTTATCAAAACAAGCATCATTATTATCAAGTACCGCAACTTGCTGAACAAGATATGCAACAATTATTGAATTCGTTCGCTTCTTCACAAGGACAGCCTGGTATGCCGTCCAACAATATCCAATAA
- a CDS encoding LysM peptidoglycan-binding domain-containing protein has product MQIHVVQKGQSLYGISQAYGINYQEIAQANELPDPSRIVVGQALVIPITGSYHWVQPGQSLYVIAGMYGLTVNELATINRLSISQNLRIGQRLYIPQKPKTTAEALLYVEPRNPVTQTMIDEVRQRVDSLTYLAMFSYEAQRDGSLKAPPLDDIPAIASAAGAANALVVSNLENFAFNADLAHVLFTDAAAQNRLFGNLIQVANEVGYKDIHFDFELLYPEDRELYNSFLRQARDRFHQAGFTISTALAPMTSDVRTGIYGAHDYHAHGEIVDFVSLMTYEWGYTYSDPQAVSPIGPVRNVIEYAVSQIPNGKIFLGQNLYGYDWTSPYPSQGGSPAKALSPQQALAIAIAQEVDIQYDYVAQAPHFTYTEGGVHHEVWFEDARSIQAKFDLIKEFNLRGIMYWKLGLAFPQNWLLLKDNFNIRKVD; this is encoded by the coding sequence ATGCAGATTCATGTGGTTCAAAAAGGACAAAGTTTGTATGGAATATCTCAAGCGTATGGCATTAATTATCAGGAAATTGCGCAAGCGAACGAATTACCGGATCCTTCACGTATCGTTGTAGGCCAAGCATTAGTCATACCGATTACTGGAAGTTATCATTGGGTTCAGCCGGGTCAGTCGCTTTATGTGATTGCTGGAATGTACGGCTTGACAGTCAATGAGCTCGCAACAATCAATCGGCTGTCCATATCGCAAAACCTGCGTATTGGTCAACGCCTTTATATTCCGCAAAAACCGAAAACGACAGCTGAAGCATTATTGTATGTCGAACCTCGAAATCCAGTCACACAAACGATGATTGACGAAGTTAGACAAAGAGTAGATTCGTTGACTTATCTTGCTATGTTCAGCTATGAGGCACAAAGGGATGGATCATTAAAGGCACCCCCGCTCGATGATATCCCGGCAATAGCGAGTGCTGCGGGTGCAGCGAATGCACTTGTTGTAAGTAACTTGGAGAATTTTGCATTTAATGCGGATCTTGCACATGTATTATTTACGGATGCAGCGGCTCAAAATCGCTTATTCGGTAATCTTATTCAAGTGGCTAACGAAGTCGGTTATAAAGACATTCATTTTGACTTTGAATTATTATATCCAGAGGATCGCGAACTGTATAACAGTTTTCTGCGACAGGCAAGAGATCGTTTTCATCAGGCAGGATTCACAATTTCTACCGCACTTGCGCCAATGACCAGTGACGTCAGAACAGGAATTTACGGGGCTCATGATTATCATGCACATGGAGAAATTGTAGATTTTGTTTCTCTGATGACCTATGAATGGGGCTATACGTACAGCGATCCGCAAGCTGTCAGCCCAATTGGTCCTGTTCGGAACGTCATTGAATATGCAGTTAGTCAAATTCCAAACGGAAAAATATTCTTAGGGCAAAATTTATATGGTTACGACTGGACTTCACCTTATCCGAGCCAAGGCGGTTCTCCCGCCAAAGCGCTAAGTCCGCAACAGGCGCTTGCGATAGCGATTGCGCAAGAGGTCGATATCCAATACGACTATGTAGCGCAGGCACCTCATTTCACGTATACCGAAGGAGGCGTACACCATGAAGTATGGTTTGAGGATGCTCGTAGCATTCAAGCAAAATTTGATTTGATTAAAGAATTCAACTTACGCGGAATTATGTATTGGAAGCTAGGCTTAGCATTCCCTCAAAATTGGCTATTATTAAAAGATAACTTTAACATACGTAAAGTTGACTAA
- the gdhA gene encoding NADP-specific glutamate dehydrogenase, with amino-acid sequence MTKLNETHTDNKKRANDYVHEVYELIKKRNPDEKEFLQATREIFDSLRPVFSKHPDYISNGILERITEPERIIIFRVAWEDDKGKVHVNRGFRVQFNSDLGPYKGGIRFHPSVNSSIMKFLAFEQIFKNALTGQPIGAGKGGSDFDPKGKSDREIMRFTQSFITELSKYIGADIDVPAGDIGVGRREIGYMFGQYNRMKGGYKAGVFTGKDPNHGGSLGRKEATGYGTIYFVEEMLKEAGLSFEGKKVIVSGSGNVSTYAIEKAMQLGATVLACSDSAGYIYDENGINLETLKRLKEVEGKRISEYIKEHPDAKYHEDCSAIWSIPCDIALPCATQNEIDEIAARILIANGVKAIGEGANMPCTLEAMSVFHEHKVLFAPAKAANAGGVAVSAMEMSQNSMRLSWTVEEVDERLQDVMKNIYTSCLDAAKTYGHPGNLVIGANIAGFLKVADAMVAHGLS; translated from the coding sequence ATGACGAAGTTGAATGAAACTCATACAGACAATAAAAAAAGAGCAAATGATTATGTCCATGAAGTCTATGAATTGATCAAGAAAAGAAATCCAGATGAAAAAGAATTCTTACAAGCAACAAGAGAAATTTTCGATTCACTTCGACCTGTTTTTTCCAAGCATCCCGACTATATTTCAAATGGTATTCTGGAACGTATTACAGAACCGGAGCGTATTATAATTTTCCGGGTTGCATGGGAAGATGATAAAGGAAAAGTTCATGTGAACCGAGGATTCCGTGTTCAGTTTAATAGTGATCTTGGCCCCTATAAAGGGGGCATCCGATTCCATCCGTCCGTAAATAGCAGCATCATGAAGTTTCTGGCATTTGAACAGATATTTAAAAACGCATTAACAGGCCAACCGATTGGTGCAGGCAAAGGCGGATCTGACTTTGATCCAAAAGGAAAGTCAGACCGTGAAATTATGCGCTTCACTCAAAGCTTCATAACTGAGTTAAGTAAATATATTGGTGCGGATATTGATGTTCCCGCTGGCGATATTGGTGTTGGCAGAAGAGAAATCGGTTATATGTTTGGCCAGTATAATCGCATGAAAGGTGGGTACAAGGCAGGCGTATTCACCGGGAAAGATCCAAATCATGGCGGTAGCCTAGGACGGAAAGAAGCAACAGGTTATGGGACCATCTATTTTGTTGAAGAGATGTTAAAAGAAGCAGGCTTAAGTTTTGAAGGAAAAAAGGTTATTGTTTCAGGGTCAGGCAATGTTTCCACTTATGCAATTGAAAAAGCAATGCAGTTAGGTGCAACCGTACTAGCTTGCAGTGATTCAGCCGGTTATATTTATGACGAAAATGGAATTAATCTTGAAACGTTGAAGCGTTTGAAAGAAGTCGAGGGCAAACGGATTTCGGAATATATTAAAGAACATCCGGATGCTAAGTATCATGAAGATTGTTCCGCAATCTGGTCGATTCCATGTGATATTGCTCTGCCATGTGCTACGCAAAATGAGATTGATGAGATAGCAGCGCGTATACTTATCGCAAATGGTGTAAAAGCAATTGGAGAAGGTGCGAATATGCCCTGCACGCTGGAGGCTATGTCTGTATTCCACGAACACAAAGTATTATTTGCACCTGCAAAAGCTGCGAATGCGGGCGGTGTTGCCGTTTCAGCTATGGAGATGTCTCAAAATAGTATGCGTTTATCCTGGACGGTAGAAGAGGTTGACGAGAGACTTCAAGATGTTATGAAAAATATTTATACGAGTTGTTTGGATGCCGCAAAAACATACGGCCATCCTGGTAATCTGGTAATCGGTGCGAATATTGCAGGGTTTTTAAAAGTAGCAGATGCAATGGTAGCCCATGGTCTTAGTTAA
- a CDS encoding argininosuccinate synthase: MMSKKKVVLAYSGGLDTSVAVQWLTEQGYDVIACCLDVGEGKDLDFIQAKALQVGAAKSYVIDAKEEFAQEYALLSLQAQTYYENKYPLVSALSRPLISKKLVEVAHKENATAVAHGCTGKGNDQVRFEVAIKALDPSLEVIAPVREWSWSREEEIAYAKEKNIPIPIDLDSPYSVDQNLWGRANECGILEDPWAAPPEDAFGLTVSIENAPDTSDVIEIDFVKGVPVSVDGQKYPLGELILKLNDIGGKHGVGRIDHVENRLVGIKSREVYECPGAIILLKAHKELEDLTLVKELAHFKPIISQKLSELIYNGLWFSPLRDALEAFIKDTQQYVNGTVRVKLFKGHAIVEGRKSANSLYDMNLATYTSDDSFDQSAAVGFIKLWGLPTEVHSMVNKKQTVKK, translated from the coding sequence ATTATGAGTAAGAAAAAAGTGGTTTTAGCATATTCAGGCGGTTTAGATACATCAGTGGCGGTACAATGGCTAACGGAACAAGGATACGATGTTATTGCTTGTTGCCTTGATGTCGGAGAAGGGAAAGATTTGGACTTTATACAGGCAAAAGCATTACAAGTCGGTGCAGCGAAAAGTTATGTCATCGATGCCAAGGAAGAATTTGCACAGGAATATGCATTGTTATCACTTCAAGCCCAAACTTATTATGAAAACAAATATCCGCTTGTGTCGGCTCTTTCACGTCCGTTGATTTCAAAAAAACTCGTCGAGGTAGCGCATAAAGAAAACGCTACAGCTGTTGCACACGGCTGTACTGGTAAAGGGAACGATCAAGTCCGCTTTGAAGTGGCAATCAAAGCGTTAGATCCCTCATTGGAAGTCATTGCCCCTGTCCGTGAATGGAGCTGGTCACGTGAAGAGGAAATCGCTTATGCTAAAGAGAAGAATATACCGATTCCAATCGATTTGGATAGCCCCTATTCCGTCGATCAAAACTTATGGGGACGTGCAAATGAGTGCGGAATCTTGGAAGATCCTTGGGCGGCACCGCCCGAAGATGCATTTGGTCTTACGGTTTCAATTGAAAATGCACCTGATACTTCTGATGTCATTGAAATTGATTTTGTAAAAGGAGTACCTGTTAGTGTTGATGGGCAGAAATACCCGCTCGGTGAACTGATTCTGAAATTGAATGATATTGGTGGAAAACATGGAGTTGGAAGGATTGACCATGTGGAAAACCGCCTTGTTGGTATCAAATCACGTGAGGTATATGAATGTCCAGGAGCAATTATATTGCTGAAAGCACATAAGGAATTGGAAGATCTAACACTTGTTAAAGAACTGGCTCATTTCAAACCAATCATTTCACAAAAATTGAGTGAGTTAATTTATAATGGTCTTTGGTTCTCACCACTTAGAGATGCTTTGGAAGCATTCATTAAAGACACGCAGCAGTATGTTAATGGAACAGTGCGCGTGAAGTTATTCAAAGGGCATGCAATTGTTGAAGGCAGAAAGTCAGCAAATTCACTTTATGACATGAACTTGGCGACGTATACCTCTGATGATTCGTTCGATCAATCTGCGGCAGTAGGGTTTATCAAGCTTTGGGGCTTGCCGACAGAAGTGCATAGCATGGTTAACAAAAAGCAAACAGTGAAAAAGTAA